Within Micromonospora narathiwatensis, the genomic segment GCACCGAGCAGCTGCTGATCGACGTCTGCGCCGAGTTCGGGCTGACCGCCGGCCGGGTCGAGGGGCGCAGCGGGGTCTGGGTGCCGGAGGACGACCGTGGCCCGGCCCGCAAGGTCGCCGCGATCGGCATCCGGGTGGCCCGGGGCGTCACCCTGCACGGCTTCTCGATCAACTGCGACTGTGACCTGACGTACTACGACCGGATCGTGCCGTGCGGCATCCGGGACGCCGGCACCACCTCGCTCACCGCCGAGCTGGGCCGCCCGGTCACCGTCGCCGACGTGCTCCCGGTGGTCGAGCGGCACCTGCCGACCCTGGTCCGGGTCGAGGGCTGACCGGGTGCGGATCGACCTCGTCACCCTCGTCGTCGCCGAGTACGACCCGGCGATCGCGTTCTTCACCGAGGTGCTCGGCTTCGAGCTGGTGGAGGACAAGCCGTCCCTGACCAACGACGGCCGACCGAAGCGCTGGGTGGTGGTCCGCCCGCCCGGCGGCGGGACCGGTCTGCTGCTGGCCCGCGCCGACGGGGAGCGGCAGGAGGGCGCGGTCGGTGACCAGACCGCCGGCCGGGTCGGCTTCTTCCTCCAGGTCGACGACTTCGACGCCACCTACCGGCGGATGGTCGAGGCGAAGGTCGAGTTCGTGAGGCCGCCGCGCACCGAGTCGTACGGCCGGGTCGCCGTCTTCCGCGACCTCGCCGGCAACCCCTGGGATCTGCTCGGTCCCGCCTGACCCGGAAGGGACCCGATGACCGACCCGATGTCGACCCAGCGGCGGATCACCGCCGACCTCCAGGTGGCGGAGACCTTCGACGCCGCCGAGGAGATCGAACGCCGGGTCGTCTTCCTCGCCGACCGCCTGGTCGACACGGGGCTGACCGCGCTGGTCCTCGGCATCAGCGGCGGGGTCGACTCCACCACCGCCGGGCGGCTCTGCCAGCTCGCCGTCGAACGGGCCCGCGCGGCCGGCCACCCGGCGGTCTTCCTGGCGATGCGCCTGCCGTACGGGGTGCAGGCCGACGAGCACCACGCCCAGGCGGCGCTGGCGTTCATCCGGCCCGACCGGGTGCTCACGGTCGACGTGCAGCCGGCCAGCGACGCCGCCCTCGACGCGCTGGTGGCGGCCGGGCTGACCTTCACCGACGCCGCCCAGCAGGACTTCCTGCACGGCAACGTCAAGGCCCGGCAGCGCATGATCGCCCAGTACGCCGTGGCCGGGGCGATCGGCGGTCTGGTGGTCGGCACCGACCACGCCGCCGAGGCGATCACCGGCTTCTTCACCAAGCACGGCGACGGGGCGGCGGACGTGGTACCGCTGACCGGGCTGACCAAGCGCCGGGTCCGCGCGCTCGCCCGGGTGCTCGGTGCCCCGGCCGAACTGGTCGACAAGGCGCCCACCGCCGACCTGGAGAGCCTGGCCCCGGGCAAGCTCGACGAGGACGCGCTCGGCCTGACGTACGAGCAGATCGACGACTACCTGGAGGGCCGGCCGGTCCCGGCGGCGGTGGCGGCGGCGCTGGTGGCCCGCTACCGGGGCACCGACCACAAGCGCCGCCTCCCCATCGCGCCCCCGGTGAGCGCAGACGCGGACGACCCGGTCACCGCCGCGGCTCTCGCCCAGCGCTGAGCCGCGCCCGCAACCACGCTCCGCCGAGCACGATCAGGCCGCCGATGCCGGCGCCGATCACCGTCTCCACCCCCCGGTCGAAGAGCAGTTGGCCGGTCGGCCGGGGTGCCGCGAGCTGCCCCATCAGCAGCGCCATCGGGGTGATGAACAACAGCGCCAGGCCGTAGTTGCGGCCGACCAGCAGCTCGGTGACGATCTGCAGCCCCGCCACGACCAGCACGGTGGCGTACGGCGACAGGTGCGGCGTCAGCAGCAGCGCGCTGGTCATCAGCCCGAGCAGCGTGCCGAGGATCCGGTGCGCGGCGCGGACGAGCTGGGCGGTCACCCCCTGGACGGTCAGCGGGGCGACCGCCGCCACCATCGCCCAGTACGGGTGGCCGATCCCGACGGCGGTCGCCGTGCCACCGGCCAGCACCACGGCGAGGGCGTAGCGGACCGGCTCCCAGGTCCACCCGTGCGCCAGCCGGGCCGGCCGGCTCCGCTGCCGCCGGACGAGGCCGCCCACGTTCCCGACCAGCAGCGCGAACAGGCTGCTCAGCCCGGCCACGGCCGCGGCGACCGGCACGTCCGAGGCGCGGTGCGGGGCCGAGGCGACCGCGCCGACCGCGAAGACGAGGAACAGCGGTCCCGGCGGGTGCCAGTCCTGCGCGGCGGCGAGCACCGAGCCCAGCGCCGTGACGGCCGCGGTGACCGGCACCGCGGCCCACGCCCGGGCCTCCAGCGAGCCGACCAGCACCCCGAGGACGATCGACACCGTCAGCGCCGCTCCGGCGCTCGCCTGCATCGCCGCCCGGGACAGGTGCACGTGGTTGCGCCCGTAGAGCGAGGTGAACGCACCGAAGACCGCGTACACCGACCAGCCGGGGTGGCCCAGCGCGAGCACCGCGAGCAGCGGGACCAGCACGCTGATCCCGGCCCGCAGCGCGACCCGGTGGGCGCCCCGGGTCGGGCGGACGTGCAGCACGCCCCGCAGCGTCGCCCACACCTGTTCGCGCATCCCGCTCCCAGCCCCGTCGGGGCACCCCTCGTCGCCGTCGGCGCGGGATACCCCGATGTCCGGGCGTGATCACGCCCGATGTCCGGGCGTGATCACGCGGTCAGGGGGTGAGCCGGTGCAGGTCGCGCGGGAAGGCGGTCACCTCCCGGACGTTGGTCGCGCCGGTGAGCCGGGCCACGAAGCGTTCCAGCCCGATCGCGAACCCGCCGTGCGGCGGCATGCCGTGCCGGAACGCGTCGACGTAGCCGGCGTACGGCTCGACCGGCTCGCCCCGGGCGGCGAGGGCGGCCAGGTAGTCCTCGTACCGGTGCAGCCGCTGCCCGCCGGTGACCAGCTCCATGCCGCGGAACAGCAGGTCGAAACCGTTGGAGTACGCCGGCCGGGCCGGGTCCGGGTGGGTGTAGAAGGGCCGCTTCGCCATCGGGTACCCGGTGACGAAGAGGAAGTCCGAACCGTGCTCGGCACGGGCCCACTCGCCCAGCGCCCGTTCGTGCGCCGGGGCGAGGTCCGGCTCGTCGGCGGGTGCCCCGGCGATCGCCAGCGCCTCGGTGAAGTGCACGGCGGGGATCTCGGCCGGCACCTCGGGCGGGGTCACCCCGAGCGTGGCGAGCGCGCCGCCGGCCCGGTCGGCGACCGCCCCGAGCATCCCGGCGAGGGTGTCCCGGAGCACGGCCATCACGTCCCGGTGGTCGGCGACGAAGCCCAGCTCGACGTCGAGCGAGGTGTACTGGGCCAGGTGCCGGACGGTGTCGTGCGGTTCGGCCCGGAACACCGGCCCCACCTCGTACACCCGCTCGAAGACGCCGACCATGAGCTGCTTGTAGAACTGCGGCGACTGGGCCAGGTACGCGGGCCGGCCGAACCAGTCCAGCGCGAACACGTTCGCCCCGCTCTCCGTGGACGAGGCGACCACCTTCGGCGTGTGGATCTCCACGAAGCCGCCGGCGTCCAGGGCGGCCCGGAAGCCGGCCACCGCCGCCGCCGAGATCCGTAGCGCAGCCGAACGGGTCGGATGGCGCAGCGCGGCCGGGGCGTGGTCGAGCTGGGTGGGCAGGGTGGCGGTGAGCGCCGGCCGGTACAGGTCGAACGGCGGCGGCA encodes:
- the lipB gene encoding lipoyl(octanoyl) transferase LipB, coding for MSVTTSGLTAIRAGVLDYQAAWDEQRRLHEAVVSGEQGDSVLLLEHPSVYTAGKRTEPWDRPMDGTPVIDVDRGGKITWHGPGQLVGYPIVKLPDPVDVVAYVRRTEQLLIDVCAEFGLTAGRVEGRSGVWVPEDDRGPARKVAAIGIRVARGVTLHGFSINCDCDLTYYDRIVPCGIRDAGTTSLTAELGRPVTVADVLPVVERHLPTLVRVEG
- a CDS encoding VOC family protein is translated as MRIDLVTLVVAEYDPAIAFFTEVLGFELVEDKPSLTNDGRPKRWVVVRPPGGGTGLLLARADGERQEGAVGDQTAGRVGFFLQVDDFDATYRRMVEAKVEFVRPPRTESYGRVAVFRDLAGNPWDLLGPA
- the nadE gene encoding ammonia-dependent NAD(+) synthetase → MTDPMSTQRRITADLQVAETFDAAEEIERRVVFLADRLVDTGLTALVLGISGGVDSTTAGRLCQLAVERARAAGHPAVFLAMRLPYGVQADEHHAQAALAFIRPDRVLTVDVQPASDAALDALVAAGLTFTDAAQQDFLHGNVKARQRMIAQYAVAGAIGGLVVGTDHAAEAITGFFTKHGDGAADVVPLTGLTKRRVRALARVLGAPAELVDKAPTADLESLAPGKLDEDALGLTYEQIDDYLEGRPVPAAVAAALVARYRGTDHKRRLPIAPPVSADADDPVTAAALAQR
- a CDS encoding FUSC family protein → MREQVWATLRGVLHVRPTRGAHRVALRAGISVLVPLLAVLALGHPGWSVYAVFGAFTSLYGRNHVHLSRAAMQASAGAALTVSIVLGVLVGSLEARAWAAVPVTAAVTALGSVLAAAQDWHPPGPLFLVFAVGAVASAPHRASDVPVAAAVAGLSSLFALLVGNVGGLVRRQRSRPARLAHGWTWEPVRYALAVVLAGGTATAVGIGHPYWAMVAAVAPLTVQGVTAQLVRAAHRILGTLLGLMTSALLLTPHLSPYATVLVVAGLQIVTELLVGRNYGLALLFITPMALLMGQLAAPRPTGQLLFDRGVETVIGAGIGGLIVLGGAWLRARLSAGREPRR
- the aspS gene encoding aspartate--tRNA(Asn) ligase; protein product: MPRILSSQLHGYVGDTVRIAGWVHRRRLLKSVAFLIVRDAAGLAQVVVTDPAVRAAVEKLTEETVVEVTATVVANDTAPAGVELTEPTVRPLGPPAVPPPFDLYRPALTATLPTQLDHAPAALRHPTRSAALRISAAAVAGFRAALDAGGFVEIHTPKVVASSTESGANVFALDWFGRPAYLAQSPQFYKQLMVGVFERVYEVGPVFRAEPHDTVRHLAQYTSLDVELGFVADHRDVMAVLRDTLAGMLGAVADRAGGALATLGVTPPEVPAEIPAVHFTEALAIAGAPADEPDLAPAHERALGEWARAEHGSDFLFVTGYPMAKRPFYTHPDPARPAYSNGFDLLFRGMELVTGGQRLHRYEDYLAALAARGEPVEPYAGYVDAFRHGMPPHGGFAIGLERFVARLTGATNVREVTAFPRDLHRLTP